In Shinella zoogloeoides, the genomic window GATGGTCTGGTCGAGCGCGGCCAGCAGCATGGAGAGAAGCACGCCAGCGATGATGACGTTCTTTTCATGTTCCGACAGGGCGGGTGCCTTCACTGCCGTTCCGTTCGGGTGACGTGCCTCGTCCATTCCTGCCAATCCGATGTAAAGGGGCGCAGTGGCCCGTCGGTTCGTGTGGAGGCGGGCGGCCCGTTGTGTCGATGGAAACCCGGTAGAGCATTTTCCGCATCGCAAAGTCCACCGCCTTGCGCCGATTTCGTTGAGAAAACCCGCCCGTCACGTCTGCGGGCCTCGCTCGGGCCTTGTCGCGGCGGACCGAAGCGATGCAATCTGAAAACGCGTCGAAAAGCCGGCGCCGGGCGGGGATATCGAAAGCGTGACGAAGCCGACATACCGTGACATCGCCCTTTCCGCGGGTGTCGGGACCGCGACGGTCGAGCGTGTGCTGAACGGGCGCGGCGGCGTGCGTGCCGATCTCGCGGCAAAGGTGATCGCCGCCGCCCGCGCCCTGAACTACCCGCGCACGTTGCCGGATGCCCATCGCGGCCTGTTGCGCGTCGAGGTTCTGATGGTGCGCCCGGAGACGACGTTCTACCGGCGGCTCTCCAAGGCTTTCGAACGGATTGCCGCAACGCTCGATCCGCTCGTCGTTGTGCACCGGAGTTTTACGGAGGAGATGAATCCGGAGGAGATCGCAAGGCGCATCCGGTCCACCGAGAAGCCACGCGCCGGATTGATCCTCGCCGTGCCGAACAGCCCGCTGATCCGCGCGGCGGTGGAGGAGGTGACGGCGCGAGGCGTGCCGGTGGTGCATGTCGTGACGCGCGCCGCCGGCAACCGAGGGGAATTTGTCGGCATCGACAACCATGCCGCCGGTCGCACGGCGGCCTATTTCATCGCGCGCATGGCGCGTGCCGAAGGGCCGGTCGTCGCACTCTGCCATCCGATCTACCAAGTGCACCGCGACCGCATCGCCGGCTTCTCCGACTATTTTTCGAAGCATCCCGGCCCGATCGCCTTTGAATGGCTCGGCTTCAGCCGCGACGAGGAGCATTTCAGCGCGGAAACGCTGGCGATGGCGCTGGAAAAATATCCCGATCTCGTCGGCCTCTACAATGCCGGCGGCGCGAACGCGGCGCTGATCAGCGTGCTGAGGCGCCATCCGCGCGGGCGCGACATTCTCTTCGTCGGCCATGAGCTGACGGACTACACGCGCGCGGCGCTCGGCGAAGGCATCATGGACGTCGTGCTGGACCAGGCGCCGGAGGCGCAGGCTCAGCGGGCGCTCGATCTCATGCTGCGCCGGGTCGGTCTCACCGAAATCGAACCCGACCAGACGCCCATCCGTTTCATCACCATCACCGCCGAGGGGCTTTGATCTGATTTGATCAAGGTAAGCTTCGGCCTGAAGCCCGCCACCTGATAATTTTCAAATCAGGAGGAGGCGGCGCAACAGCGCTCTCCTTTTCAACGGATTGTGCGGGCGAAAGCCCGGAGGAGAGCGCAATGGACGATCTTCAATATGGCAAGCGCAACAAGCGCGGCGACTGGACGCCGAACCAGCCGGTGGAGACCGCGC contains:
- a CDS encoding LacI family DNA-binding transcriptional regulator; amino-acid sequence: MTKPTYRDIALSAGVGTATVERVLNGRGGVRADLAAKVIAAARALNYPRTLPDAHRGLLRVEVLMVRPETTFYRRLSKAFERIAATLDPLVVVHRSFTEEMNPEEIARRIRSTEKPRAGLILAVPNSPLIRAAVEEVTARGVPVVHVVTRAAGNRGEFVGIDNHAAGRTAAYFIARMARAEGPVVALCHPIYQVHRDRIAGFSDYFSKHPGPIAFEWLGFSRDEEHFSAETLAMALEKYPDLVGLYNAGGANAALISVLRRHPRGRDILFVGHELTDYTRAALGEGIMDVVLDQAPEAQAQRALDLMLRRVGLTEIEPDQTPIRFITITAEGL